One stretch of Arachis duranensis cultivar V14167 chromosome 1, aradu.V14167.gnm2.J7QH, whole genome shotgun sequence DNA includes these proteins:
- the LOC107477007 gene encoding proline-rich extensin-like protein EPR1 produces the protein MLSIFWALALSLLACQSYHPIILTNAQASSKLPTSTSTPKSPITNTHTHPNGPSNNSPITNTYLNGAPSKLPSATSPTSSSNTPKVVASSPSTSKTPITTTSSSPTKLPNFPTSSTTITTSSPFKQPQPIHNPKPTSPTSSTTTSSPLKQPQQPIPKATSSPLKQPQQPIPKATSPLLQPQPIPKATSPISSPTPKVIPTRPTSSAPIKPPPVPLVPVKPRPIPIAPIKPLLPVPIAPIKPPPIPIAPIKPPPIKPPPIPVAPVEPPPIPIAPIKPPPIKPPPIPIAPIKPPPIKPPPVKPPPVPIAPVEPPPIPIAPIKPISIAPIKPPPIKPPPLPIAPTKPPAITPKAPTPKIPPPHRPKKAPIVPPPLPLPPTPLPTAPAPPPKHKKKAPVVSPVPSPASNTPTSAPSPLPYTPAPSPDDYAPQPPPPHRHRRRRHKHKHIKHHHPQSSSFDLAPEPSSSSIIRKSPPAPLVDDTTPIDTQDTPSPAPSANGNGASSYNDQVRKMLASVGFAIAILFCLN, from the exons atgttGTCAATATTTTGGGCATTGGCATTGTCATTATTAGCATGCCAAAGCTACCACCCTATAATCTTAACCAATGCCCAAGCATCTTCAAAGTTACCAACTTCAACTTCAACTCCGAAATCACCAAttacaaacacacacacacatccAAATGGACCTTCTAATAATTCACCAATTACAAACACATATTTAAATGGTGCACCTTCTAAATTGCCAAGTGCAACTTCtccaacttcttcttctaatACACCAAAGGTGGTAGCATCATCCCCATCTACTAGCAAAACACCAATCACAACCACATCTTCATCACCAACCAAATTGCCAAATTTTCCAACTTCTTCTACTACTATTACCACTTCTTCCCCCTTCAAACAACCACAACCAATTCATAATCCCAAGCCCACATCACCAACCTCTTCTACTactacttcttcccctttgAAACAACCTCAACAACCAATTCCCAAGGCTACTTCTTCTCCTTTGAAACAACCTCAACAACCAATTCCTAAGGCCACTTCCCCTTTGCTTCAACCCCAACCAATTCCAAAGGCCACTTCACCAATCTCTTCACCAACTCCTAAGGTAATACCCACACGTCCAACATCTTCTGCTCCTATCAAACCGCCCCCGGTTCCTCTTGTACCGGTTAAACCACGACCGATTCCTATTGCTCCAATTAAACCACTACTACCAGTACCCATTGCTCCTATCAAACCACCACCAATTCCCATTGCCCCGATTAAACCACCTCCGATTAAACCGCCTCCGATTCCTGTCGCACCGGTTGAACCACCCCCAATTCCAATTGCCCCAATTAAACCACCGCCTATTAAACCTCCACCAATTCCAATTGCTCCAATTAAGCCACCACCAATTAAACCACCACCAGTTAAACCACCACCAGTTCCTATTGCACCGGTTGAACCGCCACCAATTCCAATTGCTCCAATTAAACCAATTTCAATTGCGCCGATTAAACCACCACCAATTAAACCACCACCGCTTCCAATTGCTCCTACTAAACCACCAGCAATAACACCAAAAGCACCCACaccaaagatcccaccaccaCATCGACCTAAAAAAGCACCAATTGTACCACCACCACTGCCACTTCCACCAACACCATTACCAACAGCACCAGCACCACCACCTAAACATAAGAAGAAGGCACCAGTAGTATCACCAGTGCCTTCTCCAGCAAGTAACACTCCTACATCTGCACCCTCACCATTGCCATACACCCCAGCACCTTCCCCTGATGATTATGCTCCTCAACCTCCACCACCACACaggcatagaagaaggagaCACAAGCACAAACACATCAAGCATCACCATCCACAATCTTCTTCCTTTGATCTTGCTCCagaaccatcatcatcatcaatcattAGAAAGAGTCCACCAGCACCATTAGTTGATGATACTACTCCCATTGATACTCAAGACACACCATCACCTGCACCAAGTGCAAATGGG AACGGTGCATCATCATACAATGATCAAGTGAGAAAGATGTTGGCAAGTGTTGGATTTGCTATTGCCATTTTGTTTTGTCTCAATTGA